The Watersipora subatra chromosome 1, tzWatSuba1.1, whole genome shotgun sequence genome has a window encoding:
- the LOC137385912 gene encoding inactive selenide, water dikinase-like protein, with protein sequence MPGGDKKQEDGLVGIGMDSCVIPLRFPSLSLVQTTDFFYPLVDDPYIQGKITCANVLSDLYAMGVTSCDNMLMLLGVSSKLTQKERDVVVPLIMKGFRDLAEEAGTSVRGGQTVINPWMICGGVATTVAHTNEIVMPDHAIEGDVLVLTKPLGTQVAVNLHQWIGNEEKWAYVMSVVTEEEAEKAYQRAMASMAKLNRAAARLMHKYNAHGCTDVTGFGILGHAANLAKVQKNEVSFVIHNLPVIAKMTAVTRMFKNDAFGLLKGTSAETSGGLLIALPRASAAAYCKDFEKEDGSQSWIVGVVEKGDRTARVIDKPRIIEVPNKDTEDQLW encoded by the exons ATGCCAGGAGGTGATAAAAAGCAAGAGGATGGCCTCGTTG GCATTGGCATGGACAGTTGCGTCATTCCTCTACGCTTCCCATCCCTTTCATTGGTTCAAACCACAGATTTCTTTTATCCTTTAGTTGACGACCCCTACATTCAG GGAAAGATCACATGTGCAAATGTGCTGAGTGACCTGTATGCAATGGGCGTGACCTCCTGCGATAACATGCTCATGCTGCTCGGTGTTTCCAGCAAACTAACTCAAAAGGAACGAGATGTAGTCGTTCCTCTCATTATGAAAGGTTTCAGGGACTTGGCGGAAGAAGCGGGTACTAGTGTTAGAGGAGGCCAGACAGTTATAAACCCGTGGATGATTTGCGGAGGTGTCGCCACCACAGTTGCACACACAAATGAGATTGTTAT GCCTGACCACGCTATAGAAGGAGATGTGCTGGTGCTTACAAAACCGCTGGGCACTCAAGTAGCTGTGAATCTTCATCAATGGATAGGTAATGAAGAGAAGTGGGCCTATGTCATGTCTGTCGTGACTGAGGAAGAGGCTGAAAAAGCCTACCAACGAGCAATGGCTAGCATGGCAAAGCTAAATCGGGCTG CTGCAAGACTAATGCACAAGTACAATGCTCATGGCTGTACTGATGTTACCGGATTCGGAATACTCGGCCACGCTGCTAACCTCGCCAAAGTGCAAAAAAATGAAGTGAGTTTTGTTATTCACAACCTCCCTGTCATAGCGAAGATGACTGCTGTCACTAGGATGTTCAAGAATGATGCATTCGGCCTTCTTAAGGGCACCTCGGCAGAGACATCAG GTGGGCTCTTGATAGCCTTGCCAAGGGCTTCGGCTGCTGCCTATTGCAAGGACTTTGAAAAAGAAGATGGCTCCCAATCATGGATTGTCGGTGTCGTAGAGAAGGGTGATCGTACGGCGCGTGTCATCGACAAGCCAAGAATAATTGAGGTGCCAAACAAAGACACTGAAGATCAGCTCTGGTAG